gccTGAGAAGTGCTTGACAGGCTCTGATGCCAGTAAAGTAGATTGTATACATAATGCATATAAATTCTTGTGTTCATTGATTTGGAACACATTTAATCTTCCAGTGACCTTTCTTAAAGAACGGTGCTTTTGCTGACATTGCCAAGTCTTGAAGCCCTCTAGAGTGAGTGTGGGAAACTTTGCACATACAGTAACATCTTTACTATCTTTGCTGCTTGAAGTGCTGCTAATCCTACCTCTCTAGGCATGcaagggaagctggaaaagaaattgGATTACCTATTAATGTGTTATGATGTCAGGATGttttcagaggaaggaaacatataaaaaaatttttggATGAAGATTTAGAATAAATCAGATGCCAAGTAAATAGAAATTGATATAGAGAATTTTAGTGGCGCTTCTGCAAATGCTGCTTTGAGAATGTGtaggtataaaaataaaaaaagaaaattgatctAAGGAAAGGAATTTACCAGGATCATTTGtataaaacttgttttttaaagctgtagGAGAAAGCTAGATGTCATTGAACTGAAAGATCATGGCTCAGCCCatgctgtaaataaaaaaaatatttggaattcACTAGTGACTCTGCCTAAGCATTGTCCTTGATCATTTCTAGATAACATTTTGAAGTTGCTGTCTGAATCTTTAACTGAAACTAAATTTTAgctaacaaataaaaatttctgttgTGTCAAACAAAATACTACCAAAAAactgtacaggaaaaaaaataatccctgtgCTGGTTGCTATAGCAGAATCAAAAGCAGCCATAACAGAATGATCTTTAACCTGAAGAAGTAGAAAGGCTTTGCTGAACAAAGTATAGATTCTGCTTCACCAAAGGATCTATATATGTGCTTGTTGTCTTTTGTCTAAATGGATTTCAAAGCAGGATGAGAAACATCGACTGAATCTTTCAatgttacaaaagaaaataaatttgttgtATCACTAAACATCATAGTATCGGtaaaccttttgaaaaaaaaaatacttgaagagATTGTGGATCATGGCAGCATCTCCCTCTTCATCTCTGCCCTCAGCGCATTCCCCAGATGGTCAACCATATCTCATGGTGGTGCTGGGTTTCAGCTGTAGCAGCTTGCATTGTATAATTCAGTGAGAACCCttcttctgctccctgtccttgCTTCAGCACAGCCCGTACTCACCCACATCTGCAAAGCCATGCTCAGCTTACATGTGCAGAAGCTCCCCTTTGCCCCAGGACATTGCTATGATATAATTAGATTGCTCATCATTAGTAAGAGGCACAGCTTCAAAGTTAAAGTTGTGATCACGTGTTTTTCTGGCCTGGTACGTAACTAAGCgcaaggcaggcaggtgtttctTTAGGTTCAGATGCTTGCTGGAGTTGGAAgtgatttaaaggaaaaaggctTAGAGACTACTGGATCCTCTACTGTTTGGAGTGGTTGGGGTTACACAGAAAGTGTCACTTCAAGACGTGCcattaaaagatgaaaatgcagtggagtttctgaagtaaaaaatgaTCTCAGATCACTTCTCCTAATCACATTACTGACGTTAATTCTGCTGAGAAGTGGTAGCATTGAACATGATCAGATCAGACCTGGGAATGTTACAGAGGTGTGGAAAGATGCTTCACTTATGAGCAAATAAGAATCAGTAGCAGTTCTACAGGAAACTGAGTACATAAGCTTTTGCACGTGGTAGCTTACTGAAAATTTGTGTTGATTATTTGATAGTGTAGTCagtaataacatttttattatctgtTTATTGTAGGTCGGAAATCTCCCAAATGATTATATGATAACCCTTAAATATGTCCCGAAGATGGATAGTCTGGTATGTACAACCACTTCAAGTTAATTCAAATAAAGTAGCCCACTAGAACCAGTGGTGGCTGTAATGTTTTGTACCTAGTCCTATGGCTCAGTAAGTTACAGCTAAATAATGGTTATTTCACTTTTCATACGCTTTGCAACTATTCATTTAGAAGGAATGTAGAGAGTCActtaaaaactttttaattacagaaatcttagaaaaatgtttcttcatattaaatttttctaacattttctctggaaaaaagtCAAACTACGGTATTTTTTCATTATGGCAATTGAAAATTGTTGCTTTCTTAAAGAAGTCGTTTCTTTCTAATTGTACTTTGGAATATGCTGTAGAATGTTCTTCTCATTTCAGCCAGTGGAAATGCCATTAAAGCACAACAAATACTGAGTAGCCAAAAAAGAGAACCCTAAGTTCAGCAAATGGTAGCATCAGTAACTAAACAAACTGGTAGAAAGCAAGGACATTATTTCATTCAGACATGCTTTATATTATTCTTTCTATATAATCCCATATTTAATACATAGTGATACTCTCAAATAAGCATCATCAAccttctttaaaattttatagcatttgtattaaaaactttttcatACTATCTTATTGCTTATTCTactaaatattttcaacatttttcctgctctctTGGTTGTTGCATAGACtgcaagaaaaaggagagaaagaaacaaggtGAAAGTAGAAATTATGCTAAATGCTATACTGTACTATAttgttttaaggaaagaaaaaaagcaagaaaaggactAGTTTGCCAGCTAAACTGAACAATATTGTGCCTGTCTTAAGAATGAATCACTGTACACTCACAACAGTAGTTGGAAATCATTTGGTAGATGTAAGAAGCTGGTTTTGTGTCTGTACAAAGTTTTCATTATGAGAATTCAATTTGTGCATGATACACATATAAAAATGCATCCTATCCTACAACTTCATAGGAAATCTAGCAATATTCCCTATTGGTATTGGAGAACGATGGCAAAAGCAACGTTCTCTCAGTCCTGAAAAACAAGGAGATggctggaggaaaaggaggctgTGGGATAGTGAAGGGCCCTGAGACATAAGGTTACAAGGTACTATGGTAGATCTGGGAGTATTCTTAGGAGTTTTGTTGGAAGCTTAAGGCTTTTACTAAAAGTTGATGTACTTTAGAAACCCCAGTTTAAACTTGATTCCTTAGGCAGAAAAACTGCAGAACAAATGTTATGGAAGTCAGGTACTAGATCCTATATAATATCATTAAAACTAATGGgaacatttccatttctgaaaacagCCAATATCCAGATAAAAAGGAAGTAAGACTGGTTGCCACCATCCCCTGGCTGTGGTACTTCTAGAAATTTAATGATTTTGGTACCTGATGTGATGAGAGTCACATCTGTGGAGGATAGCCATAGCCCAAGTACTGTTCTGCAGCCTCCAGGATAAGCAAGGCAATTGATAGGCAAAAGCCAGGTAGGATTGGGGCTGTTCCCTCCACTGCGCTCCTGGGTAGGCTGGCACTACAGATGAAGAAGGCCAGGGAGCCTGCTTGAGCAAAGAGTCCTGGTTGTTCTCACTGCTTAACTCTTACCTCGCTCTGTGGTTCAGttttggctgccaggacacacTTTCTTTTCTATAGTTTAAATGCCGTGACATCTTGCTGATTCATATCCAGAAACTTAGATCCAGTTTATATTTATGACAAGCAGCCAAGAAATAAATAGGAAGAAGAGAAGTTCAGAGCTGGGATTTCCATATTCCCTTTGCTCATATGCCACTTTAAGTCATGGTGATGGAAGGTGCAGCTCTTGGCCACATGCCTTTGCAGGAAGTATTCAGTGGTATTCACATCTCACTTTGCCAAATTCCTCTCTGGGGATTTCAGGTTCTGTTACACATACCACCGCAAAGGCTGGCTGAATAAGTAGGTTTTCTCTGGGTTCTGCAAGGTCCCTGCAAGCTGGGAAACCTGTGGCTTTGTATAAGGTGAATGCCCTTTGTTCAGCTCTGAAAGGATTGAAATGGTGctctgcagttttttttttcaatagatTTCAATCTTCAGTGTGTGCATAAAGTGGGAAATGTACCCAAGGTAGCAAGTCTTAAATGTAGATGACTAAAGGTAGAAAGGCAGGGTGCATGCAAAGCAGATGGGAAGCCAGTGTAGTGCATGTAACAGGAACAGACTGACTGAATCCATTAAACAGAAGGGCTGTTGCATTATGCACTAGCTCAAGGCATCTGAGTGGCTTTAAAAGTAGTCTCGCATGGAATGAACCGTGTAGTCTAACCTGAAGgttaaaaggcaaaaatgacagcagcagaagctgaacTTAGGACATAAACTTCAAACTTTTAGGTAGgtgtagaaagaaaaagctaaatgaGGACTACCTGGAAGTACAAGGGAAGTCATGTTTGCAGTTGCCCTAAAATGTAAATCTTGGTCAAAGTTTgcacaaaaaaagcagaattaaaccTCCATTTTTCCTTGCAAACATCACATTTTCTCAATTTCAGCAGTTTCATCCTTGTGTTTGGTAGGCATTGAGATAACAAGTGATTGCACAGCTTGatattactgaaaagaaaacttaaaggtctcataaaatacagctttgtaGGTCAGAACAGTTCGGTCAGAGGAGACTCTCACACATGCGCTAAACCACAGAAGCAACAAAATAGGTTCCCTGCTGGAATCGCCAAATGCTCACTAGGAGATGCAGCAAGCTTTTGCTACTCCCTGCCAGAGGAGAACACCCACAAAAGCTCAGAGGAAAAGAGCTTCCAGTTTTGCAGTACAGGGAAGCACAGAAGTTCTGCATCCATGTTCCTAcaccaaagcagagaaaaatgcattgtcTGTCTTGTAAGGCCAATGGCACGTGGCACAATGCATGCTGCTTGAATGGAGTACATTTCAACAAGCTTTCTCTGATTTATTTGCTTCTGCCTGTCCCTTTCCATTGTTGtgcttgaaggaaaaaatggaagcagaatCAAGCCAGATGCCATccatttaacattttatttcattcttttttaagtAATTGTTGAGATAATTACAGAAGGTGATAATACTGACTTGCCACTTGTTATCAGCATGTGAGAGTTGTACACAAAAGTGAAAAGTCAGGTGGAGCTGAAGAATGTATTTACATTTGGTTCTCTAAGCCTGGAAGCCTAATAGTCTGGTTAGTCTTTGAAGGCGCAACGTGTGTTTTTCCTCATCAAAAACATTTACACGTCAAGGCAGAACAACACTGGTGTCACCAAGAGAGTAATTTGTCACCAAGTGATGATATTGATAGtagtagatatttttttttttaataaagaaccTGTATGCGGGTTTATTGCAGAAACTGAGTAAAATAAGATTAAGTCCATAAGCAGATACATTGCTAAACATTTACTGTGCACTGCAGAAGGTAGAGTGGATGGATTCAGCGGATGCTGCCCATCCACTGGGAAGCAATTGGAAACTGATTTAGTGATACTGAGAGTACTTAGGAGTTGCTAGGCCAAGATCTTCATATCTGGCAGGCTTTAGTGATCCTGAGACATTTttaaccactgaaaaaaaatagcttaacATATGGAATAAATTCCCATAACATTTGCCATTgaaaattcagtatttattGGAAAGGAATTCCTGGGTACATGTTGCAGTGTGACTAATGCCTTACCTATATTTTTGCTGACCATATCGAGTTAGGGTTTTTCCTTGGCTGGGtggcttttttatttacatGACTACTGTTATGTAAATCTAAGTAAATAGTTAATGACTCCCTCTAAAGCAGCAAGATGAATGTCCAGGTTTCAATCACATGAACAGCTGTACAAACTTTGTCTGCAAACTAATTGCATAGGTGTCAGTGAAAGGATTTGAACTCTATTCCAGTGGCACAGATGTGGCAGATACCACAGCAGGCTGCACAGAACCATTTTGTCAGTGAAAACTcaggaaaagagagaattttAGATCTAGAAACTGTTCTCAAGAATGGCCTTtagtgaaaaagcagaagaggagtTAACTAAGCTAACTAGTTTAAAGGTGGATGAAAGCACACATGGATTTCATGCAAAACATTTAAGGAAACCTTCCTTAGAAGAGATTTAAATCAAGGATCTTTGGGGTTAACTGAGTCATGTAAggtaacaataataaaataaaaactgagatTGGTTTAAAGAAAGTCTGGAGAGAATTGTTAAAGCagtagttatttaaaaaaaataaataggttaATGAAAGCATGGAAGAAGGTTCACAGTGGTATGTCCCAAGGCTCAAATTCTCAACAGACTGATGCTTAGCATTCATTAAGAATTTAATGAAGGGATGGAATTTAATAGACAACCATAAATATATCAGTATCAGTGAGAATAGAAATGTTACCAAAAGCACTAAAGAGAAAGTTGGACACACTAAAGAAGACAAATTTTAATTTAGACTTCCAAGATAATTTATATTGGAAAGAACTGTCTAATTTACTTTTGCACTTTGAGCTGCTTGACCAGTTTTTGCAAAAGTCTGATATTTAATCTAcctctctgtttctctttttatccCCTGACAGCCTAATCACTGTTGGTTGCATTTGATGGTGCCTGAATTTTCAAGGAGTCTACATAATCTTCTCCAGaaattttcagatatttcagatATGTCTGATGTTTTAAGCAACTATTCAATCATCAATAATCTCACCAGGATAATTAATGATCTTATGGCATGCCTAGCTTTTGATAAAAACAAGGTAATCTTATacagattttctgcttttatgctGGACATTTTTATTGAACTTTCTGCTGCACAGTACtcagtaataatttttaaatgtccaAAGCTTCGttagatttgttcttatttataTTCTTGTACATCTGAAATCCTACTTTGTTTAGAAATGCGCTGAGTACACTGTGCTAACTTTGGCTAGTCATTATTTCCTGCTTCAAAGGAAAATGGCTTGCAAGGAATTACAGTATATACAATGACCTGTATACAGTTATTTAAGTAGTCAAAAATGTAGCCATCATCTTTAAGATAATTAATTCATTCTGGTCTGTTTGAAACTGGCAGAAATCTTCCTTGTGCATCCAgcttaaattattaattttgctAGTGATCCTAATGTAAATTTAAAGATGGTGTGGTTGAAGCTATTAATATACTCTTAGTATGTATCACAGTGTGTGAAGCTCTGAAAGCTTCGCCATGGTTTAATGAACTTTTTTATACAAAGACACAGCAAAGACTAGAGGATATCAGCCCATTTCCATGCGTTTCTGGATTCCAACAGTGGCTAGAAGGATTCCAGGAGTCTCACTCAGGAGATGTCTGATTCTCTTGTGTGGATATGATGGGGGGGAGAAATTACGTTCCTAATCCCCTACCCAGCTCTAACCAGTCTATcgataattaaaaataagttctGTAGTTGAAGGTTTTGTCCCACTGAACAAAATGGGCAAAATCCATCATGCTCTTTAGGGCAAGGATTTAATCTTCCATATACGTTTATTTTTGTCAAGTAAGTCCTTAGCTGTTGTAATTGCAGCTTTTTAATAATCAGAATGAATCAAATGGACTGAACCACTCAATCTCATTTAGAGTGGCATAACCTTATAACCTTGTCATATATTGGCTTTATATTGCTGAGAGTATTTAGACATTCCCTACCTTTCCATTTCAAACTGAATTCTGTCCAATCTtcaatttatgtttttttttttttcttttctattcttGTCCTGGTGATTAAAAGCACTCAGCTGGGATGTGGTTAGGGAAGAGGAATTTTACTTTGTGGAATGTAGTAAATATCCTGTAATTCAGAGAAACAAGTAGCTATTGATTTCTTCAGAGAAGTATTATCTTAGGTCTAGTAcattcagcattaaaaataaaataattttgtagccAAAATTAGGAAGTATTCCTTAGTACATACTTAACCCATGTTCTTACCACTGTCCTCCTCCTTGGGAGTACAGAGTAACCTCAGGCCAACATGCTGGTATGAGAAACAGTTGTTATGAAAGCCAGAGTCaggtaaaaagggaaaaagaagataacCATCAATGATCTTAGCATGGACCTCAATCTTGTTGTTTAGTCTGGCATAACACATTTGTCTGTTAGACCTCAGAGTAATTTGGCTTCCTTGTTTATAGCCCTGCTCTTATTTTTAGGTACATTATCAGGGATCTCAGCCTGCTTCTGCGCAGTAGTGTATCCCAGCTATTGTATTCTGTTCCCTGTACTCTTATGACAATAGCTATGATTGTGTTGTGTTCCTGTGTTCAGATTAAAAAGGATCATGTGGAACGTTGAAAAGTAATGAGAAATCAAGGTAGCTTTTTTAatgagggaaataaaaaaaacaattctcttctttttcagtgtaGGATGGGAGACTGCCTTTCATTCGTTGGCAATTTTACAACACTggattaataatttatttctatttgcaAAGCTAATTTGAAATCCTCAGAACAGAGGGCTTGTATGTTTTATGAGGATTGTATACAGTAAATTTGGTCTTCTTCAGGTtaaaattttaaactattttgtgTCATCTTTGGATATTTTTGTCATCTGTTGGGGTGCTGAAATGAGCATCTCTCAACCCTCTTTCAAGCTGAATTCTATATTTTACCCTAGgattttgtaaaagaaaatggtCACCTTTATGAAGAAGGTCGCTTCATTCCTGAGGAATTTTTTAGGCACTTTAATAATACCATTGAGGTCTACAAGGAGTTTGCAGACACATTGGATGAAAATGACTGCATTCTGCCTTCAACAGTAGAAACACCAGAGAATGGTAAGATAGCTCtcattttggggaaaagaatCTAAGTAGATATAAATTAGTgattttcctttgatttcagaGATGCTAAGGATCTGATGCTGTACTTCCATATCTCCTTTTTACTGACAGTTGAAATTACTACCAAAACTGAAGCTTGTATTTCTGTGCTAAGTCATGTTCTATCTGGCAGTAAAACTAGTGCCATCGCTCCTAGTGACATGGTTCCTTAATATAAACCAAATAACCTCACAATACTCTGCTCTATTTCTTTTCATCCCAAATATATCCTGGACCATCTTCTTACATTGTTTTTCTTATCTTCTATCAATGCTCTATTTGAATTTTATAAGGCAGGAAAGGAGCCTATGATTGGGCAAGTGAAAAGATAGGAAGCTAGGACAAGTCGTAAATTGCAGCAGCCTCAAGTCACATCCATATTCATCCCACCCTTCCTGAAAAGGGCCATGTTTACTTCATCTGAAAATTTTAACAAGCTCAGGTCAGGCTCCTGCAGTTCATTCTCATCCTTCCAGTAAAAGGAGGTTTtgtattctcttttcttttactctgtCTAGTGACAGCTATTAGCTTTTTAATTAGGGCAACGTATCCAGTTGCACAGTTACACCAGTAATAACTAGATCAATGTCATAACCTACGAAATTGTTTAAAGCAATTGCTTTTCCAGAATAGCtattcagcagcagctcagtgtgTAGACACATCTGACTCTTAATAAGACTGCCTCTTTTGGCTTAATCCACTTTGTAAAGAGCCCTGTagccagatttttaaaacagccttatAGCCACATCAGAATAGCCCTATAGCCCATCATCTTATATACAGGGAATTGTATTTTAAGTTACATGATGCTGACACACTCATCTTTTATTTAGATTCCAGAGTCGCTGTCacaaaaacaattttgtttccTCCTGTTGCTGCCAGCTCCCTTAGGAATGACAGCATTGGCAGTAACACTAGCAGTAACAGTAAGTACAAGTGATTGAATTAATATGCGTGTCTCCATTTTGTTCTGGTAGCTGGTTGTTACAAGAGTCTAGAGGAAAAGAATGTCATTAATTGTACAAATTAATGGGAAGTTACTTGTGCCTGGTGGTGTACCATGTGTTCCTCAGCTGTAATACCAAAAATGCAATGAACTTATCTAATCAAAATTTAGAGGCACTATCAAGCTACAATGCTGTAACAGCTCTCTGCAACTTGGAGAGGGCAGGTATCTTCATTTTGGCTGTTGTGAGGTGTTCACTAGTCATATGGCCTCAGTAAACTTGGCTGTTCCAGACACCTCATTTTACCTCTCAGAAAAGGAAGCTGCTCCAAACAAACAGAATAGCTGTCCTAAATTGGGCCCAGGGTACTCACACGGACAAAGAGGTTGTCTGTCCATTGCGTTTTGAGAGTACTGTCAGTCCCAAGCTTGACACCAAACTTGAAAACAGTCCCCTTGTTTGCTTGCTGTAGTCCCAGTAGGGCCTTCTCCACAGTCAGCATGCTTTCGATTGAGATCAAGGACAAAGTCACTACACTTTTGGCAGTCTGTAATCTTCTCTCTGGCATGGCCAACTGGTCACTGACAGATAGGAGAGCCTGGAACTGTTGGTGTTAAGAGCCTCAACATTACCCATCACAAGGTCAGAAGGGCTACAGGAATCAAGGtaaagagaaacagcagagtTTCAGGGGCTTTTAGTGACATCATGATACAAGAAGGTGAATACTGTCTGGAGCTTTCCATGTGAGCAAGAGAAGGGGATTTTCCTTAAAGGTTCCTGAAATGGTGATTAGACTTAACCATGCTGTTATTTCCCTTGTTGCTGTTTCCCAGATGCATCAGGATGGCAATGTGTATCTCTTTCACAATTTCCCCCTTTCACTTCACAAGCATCCATATGCGATGATGAAATGTGTGATGATGAAGTGTGTGGCCAGCGCTCCTTGTGCCTAAGAAAACATGGGCAAGGAGGTAGCCTGTTGGGCACAACAGTAGCTCCTGATGTTGGGACAGATACTACTAAGACAGTTTCTTCTCATGCTCCTTCTCTTGGAAACGTGTAATCTAGTTATTCTCTGTGTTTTTATCACCATGCCTGCTACCTCTTAGTTGGCTTACAGCTGCTGTTGGATTAGAAGCCCTTCCTGACTGCTTTCTAATTAAGAGAAGGTCTTAAGTCATCATTCCTCAAAACCCTCCGAGTAGAAGGTTGGAACAAAAACCACCTTCGActcctggctgccagcctgcctttctggaaaagagaagtCTCACTGTCATAAATTCCTTGCCAAGAGGTCACAGAGCTGGCTGCAAATAGACTTATGAGCCCAGGGCCAATTATGAGGCACCAGGAGGGGACTAAAGAGCACATAACTGTCTCTCTCAGGTCTGAACATGTGATAATTTTTGCTGTCGTTGCTAGAGGAAGAATATTCAGCTGCAGCCTGAAGCAATGGGAATAGATCGAGGAGCCAAAAGAAAGATAGATGGATTACAGGAGCAGTTCAGATGAAAGGAGTTTGACCCAGTACAGTAACAGGAGGGATGCCAGGCAGTGCAACGGACGGTGGCACCTGTGTCTGTACTGTGGAGGGGAGTACAGAAGCCGGTTTATTAAAAGTGTTTTATAATTGGGTAATTGATAATCAAGTAGGAAAAAAgcctatttaaaataatgcagtaaGTCAAAGAAATTGCTTGGCTGGCCATATGCTGTACAGGTGTGTCTTAACTGATTATCATTCTCTTAACCAATTTATTGGAAAATTGGATATCAGTTAACAGCCTTATGTACAAATGACGTGAGAACTGCATGTCTGGTGCTGTGAACAGTTTGAACTTGTAATCAGATTAAGTTACATTAACTTGGACATG
The Phalacrocorax aristotelis chromosome 1, bGulAri2.1, whole genome shotgun sequence DNA segment above includes these coding regions:
- the KITLG gene encoding kit ligand → MKKAQTWIITCFCLQLLLLNPLVKAQSSCGNPVTDDVNDIAKLVGNLPNDYMITLKYVPKMDSLPNHCWLHLMVPEFSRSLHNLLQKFSDISDMSDVLSNYSIINNLTRIINDLMACLAFDKNKDFVKENGHLYEEGRFIPEEFFRHFNNTIEVYKEFADTLDENDCILPSTVETPENDSRVAVTKTILFPPVAASSLRNDSIGSNTSSNKEVLGFISSSSLQGISIALTSLLSLLIGFILGTIYWKKTHPKSRPESDETTQCQGCQEENEISMLQQKEKEHLQV